In Rutidosis leptorrhynchoides isolate AG116_Rl617_1_P2 chromosome 6, CSIRO_AGI_Rlap_v1, whole genome shotgun sequence, the DNA window GCAGGAACATCGGCAAAACTCGATCAAACATAAATATCCAATGACTGTCCATGCAGGGACATGGAATACACGACAGATTATTACATACATTTACAACCGAATAATTAATCACGAGACAAAGCAGTCAGTTTCTTCTGTGGATCAGCCTATTCCACTCCGGTCTGTTATTGTACCCACAAGCTCATTCGGGTTGCTAACCCAACCATGCCAATCCAAGCTAGCTTTCTTCAATCTATTGGAGACCCAATCAAACCTTTTTGTTTGAATTTCATTGAGTAGAATGGCaacattttttttaattttgttgaACACGATTGAGTTTCTATTTTTGCCAAATACAATAACAAGTAATCCAAGTAACCGCAAGCCACAAACTTTTAGAGAGAGGTGTGGAGAACGAAAAGTTTGCCCCCAACAGTAAGGAATCTAAAGAGAGATTTGGGGTTAAGTCATACCTCCACCATTTGAAAATACGAGACCAAATATCCTTAGCCAAATCACATGAAAATATAGCATGGTCGACATTCTCAAGATTGTTGTCACATACGGGGCAACGAATAGAGTCCAAGTCAATACCCCTTTTATCTAGTTCGATAAGCACCGGGATCCTCTTACGCCTTACCCTCCAAATGAAGACAAGAATTTTTAGAGGTACCAATCTGTTTGTTGCAGTTTCAATCACCATACTACCTGATGTCAGATCAG includes these proteins:
- the LOC139854033 gene encoding uncharacterized protein, coding for MLTDWRWSREISGRLRGDLTNLTNELSRFVPCNRVEDKWSWDMTGHGGFSVHELMRIIDQTDLTSGSMVIETATNRLVPLKILVFIWRVRRKRIPVLIELDKRGIDLDSIRCPVCDNNLENVDHAIFSCDLAKDIWSRIFKWWRNSIVFNKIKKNVAILLNEIQTKRFDWVSNRLKKASLDWHGWVSNPNELVGTITDRSGIG